The Coffea arabica cultivar ET-39 chromosome 8e, Coffea Arabica ET-39 HiFi, whole genome shotgun sequence genome window below encodes:
- the LOC140012964 gene encoding uncharacterized protein isoform X1, with translation MATFGRQKGVWVAVYVERPRSRRRMLSNSRQPQHHHHHHQHLHLHQDCNTRGYNRKAQLLEYTRQLRESARSQASSPLLHPKPVANHNHHRQPMTQMIAVQKKRRHAVTPTCMGNWKLLVPGFFRSLLMPHNKKPKNKTKRTNNRSTATKIKAIMKSFQVNRRKGFTSKMFATLRKRR, from the exons ATG GCAACATTTGGCAGACAGAAAGGAGTTTGGGTGGCAGTATATGTAGAGAGGCCTAGATCAAGGAGAAGAATGTTATCAAATAGCCGTCAGCCTCAgcaccatcatcatcatcaccaaCACCTTCACCTTCATCAGGATTGTAATACTAGAGGATACAATAGGAAAGCTCAGCTTCTCGAGTACACAAGACAACTTAGAGAATCGGCTCGATCTCAGGCATCTTCTCCCTTGTTGCATCCAAAGCCTGTTGCCAATCATAACCACCACCGACAACCTATGACTCAG ATGATTGCTGTTCAAAAGAAGAGAAGACATGCAGTAACTCCAACTTGCATGGGAAACTGGAAATTGCTGGTACCAGGCTTTTTTAGATCGTTGTTGATGCCGCACAACAAGAAACCAAAGAACAAAACGAAGAGAACAAACAATCGATCCACGGCTACCAAGATAAAAGCTATTATGAAGAGCTTTCAG GTGAACAGGAGAAAAGGTTTTACATCAAAAATGTTTGCAACACTACGGAAACGTCGCTAG
- the LOC140012955 gene encoding light-harvesting complex-like protein 3 isotype 2, chloroplastic, with the protein MSIALFSSPPATHLPSPSSPHSTAKTQLALRHFISLRPKKQPPFWVFAENGAGSTSTAAIVEEDKPAAAEEKVSEDKKEESLGSNGSVAVDATAAPAPVTAFQDPRWIGGTWDLTQFQKDGKTDWDAVIDAEARRRKWLQDNPESSNNDNPIVFDTSIIPWWAWIKRYHLPEAELLNGRAAMIGFIMAYLVDSLTGVGLVDQMGNFFCKTLLFVAVVGVLVIRKNEDIETVKRLLEESTFYDKQWQATWQDETSSSSMKD; encoded by the exons ATGTCCATCGCCTTATTCTCATCTCCGCCCGCAACCCACCTTCCATCTCCCTCCTCACCACATTCTACTGCCAAAACCCAATTGGCCCTGAGGCATTTTATCTCTTTGAGACCCAAAAAGCAGCCCCCTTTTTGGGTATTTGCTGAAAATGGAGCTGGTTCAACTTCTACTGCTGCAATTGTAGAGGAGGATAAGCCTGCTGCTGCTGAAGAGAAGGTTTCTGAGGATAAAAAGGAGGAGTCTTTGGGGTCCAATGGGTCGGTGGCAGTGGATGCAACCGCTGCTCCGGCGCCGGTGACTGCTTTTCAAGACCCCAGATGGATTGGTGGGACTTGGGACTTAACCCAATTTCAGAAAGATGGGAAAACTGATTGGGATGCTGTAATTGATGCTG AGgctaggagaagaaaatggCTACAAGATAACCCAGAATCATCAAACAATGATAACCCTATAGTTTTTGATACTTCCATTATTCCGTGGTGGGCATGGATTAAGCGGTACCATCTTCCTGAAGCTGAACTGCTTAACG GTCGTGCGGCAATGATTGGTTTCATTATGGCTTACCTGGTGGATAGTTTAACAGGGGTAGGACTTGTCGACCAAATGGGCAATTTCTTCTGCAAAACATTGTTATTTGTAGCTGTAGTTGGTGTTCTTGTGATCCGAAAGAATGAGGACATAGAAACAGTTAAAAGGCTACTGGAAGAATCAACATTCTATGACAAGCAATGGCAAGCAACTTGGCAAGATGAGACCTCAAGCAGTTCTATGAAAGACTAG
- the LOC140013068 gene encoding ankyrin repeat-containing protein BDA1-like → MEEALNAARREALNAASREGNVDALYDLIQQAPEILSSINVVEYVDTPLHKAARAGQTEFAIELMTLMPSFAKKLNPQGLSPLHLAVMSEAHEPEERARKNETATALIKLDAELVRVKGRARMTPLHYVVIEDNLELLAEFLCACPKSINDLTIKHQSAVHIAVQERKSGALDVLLGWLSRRNKERVLRFKDNDRNTALHIAVETEQLEVVKKLSSKVNRNSLNSKRLTALDIAVQKRNGNIRKFLKHRGGRSADSLPKKEPLHEFLKSKQGPFEKPIGYLIHVDKEMSLDMRNVILVVAVLIITATFQGALQPPGGFWQGNGEPSQKVSTFNRSGNSTKFHVYNFRKQQHVKHDVVGKVIMSPSDFRDFMGGNTVAFVSAILVVFWALPARPYIYSLHISLLFLTYAYLAAVGIISDQNLLTTSLLIVIGLFICGVLVLRFYMHIAKSIFNDAWWLPKLYVLATNTFYQIPTNPVARSLNRFANRLMLHHKVSRLETEEID, encoded by the exons ATGGAGGAAGCTCTTAACGCTGCTCGTAGAGAAGCTCTCAACGCTGCTAGTAGAGAGGGCAATGTTGATGCCTTGTATGATCTGATTCAGCAGGCTCCTGAAATCTTGAGCAGCATCAACGTGGTCGAATATGTTGACACTCCTTTGCACAAAGCTGCAAGAGCTGGGCAAACTGAGTTTGCCATTGAACTGATGACATTGATGCCGTCATTTGCCAAGAAGCTGAACCCTCAAGGGCTAAGCCCTCTTCATCTGGCAGTAATGTCAGAAGCACATGAACCTGAAGAGAGGGCGAGGAAAAATGAAACTGCGACGGCGCTGATAAAGCTAGACGCCGAGCTGGTCCGAGTAAAAGGGAGGGCAAGGATGACTCCTTTGCATTATGTCGTCATAGAAGATAATCTGGAACTTTTGGCTGAGTTCTTGTGTGCTTGTCCGAAATCCATCAATGATTTGACGATTAAGCACCAGTCTGCTGTTCATATTGCTGTACAAGAGCGAAAGTCCGGTGCACTTGATGTCCTCCTGGGATGGCTCTCGAGAAGGAACAAAGAAAGGGTGCTCCGTTTCAAGGACAATGATCGAAATACTGCATTGCATATTGCAGTAGAAACGGAACAGTTGGAG GTTGTGAAGAAGTTAAGTTCAAAAGTCAACAGAAATTCACTGAATTCAAAAAGATTGACGGCTTTGGACATCGCAGTGCAAAAGCGAAACGGGAACATAAGAAAGTTCTTGAAACATCGAGGAGGTAGATCTGCAGATTCGCTCCCCAAGAAGGAACCCCTCCACgagtttttgaaatcaaaacAGGGTCCCTTTGAGAAACCAATCGGATACCTAATTCACGTGGACAAGGAAATGTCCCTGGACATGCGCAACGTTATCTTAGTTGTAGCCGTGTTAATTATCACAGCTACTTTCCAGGGAGCACTCCAGCCTCCAGGTGGGTTTTGGCAAGGGAATGGAGAACCGAGTCAAAAAGTCTCGACATTCAACCGATCTGGTAACAGTACCAAATTCCACGTATATAATTTTCGAAAACAACAGCATGTGAAACATGATGTGGTTGGAAAAGTTATCATGAGCCCCAGCGATTTCAGGGACTTTATGGGAGGAAATACTGTGGCTTTCGTTTCTGCAATTCTGGTGGTTTTCTGGGCACTCCCTGCTCGGCCTTATATATATAGTCTTCATATTTCTCTGCTTTTTCTGACCTACGCCTATCTCGCTGCGGTCGGTATCATATCAGACCAGAATTTGCTTACTACGTCCCTCCTCATTGTTATCGGGTTATTCATTTGTGGTGTCCTTGTCTTGAGATTTTACATGCACATTGCCAAGTCAATATTCAATGATGCATGGTGGCTGCCCAAGTTGTATGTACTAGCTACAAACACTTTCTACCAAATTCCTACAAACCCGGTGGCTAGAAGTCTTAATCGATTCGCTAATCGGCTTATGCTGCACCATAAAGTGAGCAGATTAGAAACTGAAGAAATTGACTGA
- the LOC113706180 gene encoding ankyrin repeat-containing protein BDA1-like: MEEALKAASGEGNIDALYKLIEKDPEILDSFNKVQFVHTPLHEAAKAGQVDFAIELMTLMPSFGRKLNPQGLSPLHVAIIDEADEPEERRRRKNETALALIKLDAELIRVKGRERMTALHHAVKENNLELLAEFLCVCPNAIDDLTNKFQSAVHIAVKERKLEALDVLLGWLLRRNREDVLGFKDEHRNTALHIAVETEQAEVVKKLIHKVKTNSLNSKNLTALDIAVQKQNLQIKEILQRGGGRSAALIPPMEVLPQFLRSREGFAERPLRLLIYMEKEMSFDMRNVILVVAVLIVTAAFQGILQPPGGFWQGNAEITNQTVSRINSANNRANLDVYDIRKQFQAKQVAGKVVMSYHNFNEFIAGNTVAFVFATMVIFSVLPGRPYILGLHISLVFLTYSYLNAIQIIAELSKSTKFLIIISWFVISVAFGVRIFLFIAKALFYDAWWLPRLSLLATNSLYQIPIKGVERIIQFGYRLKMQHRVSRL; the protein is encoded by the exons ATGGAGGAAGCTCTCAAGGCTGCCAGTGGAGAGGGAAACATTGATGCCTTGTATAAGCTCATTGAGAAGGATCCTGAGATTTTGGACAGCTTCAACAAAGTCCAATTTGTTCACACTCCTTTGCACGAAGCTGCAAAAGCAGGCCAAGTCGATTTTGCCATTGAACTAATGACATTGATGCCATCATTTGGTAGGAAGCTGAACCCTCAAGGGCTAAGCCCTCTTCATGTGGCAATTATAGATGAAGCAGATGAACCTgaagagaggaggaggaggaaaaatgaaactgCACTAGCCTTAATAAAATTAGACGCTGAGCTCATCCGAGTAAAAGGGAGGGAAAGGATGACCGCTCTGCATCATGcagtaaaagaaaataatttggaACTTTTGGCTGAATTCCTGTGTGTTTGCCCAAATGCAATTGATGATTTGACGAATAAGTTCCAATCTGCAGTCCATATTGCTGTAAAAGAGAGAAAGCTCGAGGCACTTGACGTCCTTCTGGGATGGCTGTTGAGAAGGAACAGGGAAGATGTGCTCGGTTTCAAGGATGAGCACAGAAATACTGCATTGCACATTGCAGTTGAAACTGAACAGGCTGAG GTTGTGAAGAAGTTAATTCACAAAGTCAAAACAAATTCGttgaattcaaaaaatttaaCAGCTTTGGACATCGCCGTGCAAAAGCAAAACCTTCAGATTAAAGAAATCTTGCAACGCGGTGGAGGCAGATCTGCAGCCCTCATCCCACCAATGGAAGTTCTTCCTCAGTTTTTGAGATCGAGAGAGGGTTTTGCTGAGAGACCACTCAGGCTACTAATTTACATGGAAAAGGAAATGTCCTTCGACATGCGCAATGTTATACTAGTTGTTGCAGTTTTAATTGTCACAGCTGCTTTCCAGGGAATACTCCAGCCTCCTGGTGGATTTTGGCAAGGGAATGCAGAAATCACCAATCAAACAGTCTCTAGAATCAATTCAGCTAATAACAGAGCCAATCTTGACGTATATGATATCCGAAAACAATTCCAGGCGAAACAAGTGGCTGGAAAAGTAGTTATGAGCTACCACAATTTCAATGAGTTCATAGCTGGCAATACCGTGGCTTTCGTTTTTGCAACTATGGTAATTTTCTCGGTGCTCCCAGGTCGGCCTTATATATTAGGTCTTCACATTTCTCTAGTTTTTCTAACCTACAGCTATCTTAATGCAATTCAGATCATAGCAGAGCTGAGTAAGAGTACTAAGTTCTTGATCATTATTTCCTGGTTTGTCATTTCTGTTGCATTTGGAGTGAGGATTTTCCTGTTTATTGCAAAAGCTCTATTCTATGATGCTTGGTGGCTGCCCAGGCTGTCTCTGCTAGCTACAAACTCCCTTTACCAAATCCCCATCAAGGGGGTAGAAAGAATTATCCAGTTTGGTTACCGGCTTAAAATGCAACACAGAGTAAGCAGATTATAA
- the LOC140012964 gene encoding uncharacterized protein isoform X2: MATFGRQKGVWVAVYVERPRSRRRMLSNSRQPQHHHHHHQHLHLHQDCNTRGYNRKAQLLEYTRQLRESARSQASSPLLHPKPVANHNHHRQPMTQMIAVQKKRRHAVTPTCMGNWKLLVPGFFRSLLMPHNKKPKNKTKRTNNRSTATKIKAIMKSFQVCFTKREKKKTTKQQK, from the exons ATG GCAACATTTGGCAGACAGAAAGGAGTTTGGGTGGCAGTATATGTAGAGAGGCCTAGATCAAGGAGAAGAATGTTATCAAATAGCCGTCAGCCTCAgcaccatcatcatcatcaccaaCACCTTCACCTTCATCAGGATTGTAATACTAGAGGATACAATAGGAAAGCTCAGCTTCTCGAGTACACAAGACAACTTAGAGAATCGGCTCGATCTCAGGCATCTTCTCCCTTGTTGCATCCAAAGCCTGTTGCCAATCATAACCACCACCGACAACCTATGACTCAG ATGATTGCTGTTCAAAAGAAGAGAAGACATGCAGTAACTCCAACTTGCATGGGAAACTGGAAATTGCTGGTACCAGGCTTTTTTAGATCGTTGTTGATGCCGCACAACAAGAAACCAAAGAACAAAACGAAGAGAACAAACAATCGATCCACGGCTACCAAGATAAAAGCTATTATGAAGAGCTTTCAG